The proteins below are encoded in one region of Brassica napus cultivar Da-Ae chromosome A6, Da-Ae, whole genome shotgun sequence:
- the LOC106392802 gene encoding chloroplastic import inner membrane translocase subunit HP30-2, whose amino-acid sequence MKSEQTMATRLASGGDTMAVEHSSSNQTNPTLYNKLKETVFMTAFGGVYGAVSGGIVGMVIMAPIARRYPQVLAPLSRTQYARRFARENSALSAAMWGIESIMLGIRGKDDLTNSLVSGSGAGLAYSFVRHDLKVKPAHALSWAAYLAVLCGTMYKVIGCDTYDEANPLDLETQEGPCCIKG is encoded by the exons ATGAAAAGCGAACAAACAATGGCGACGCGATTAGCCAGCGGCGGAGATACGATGGCGGTGGAGCATTCATCATCGAACCAAACGAATCCGACTCTGTACAACAAGCTGAAAGAAACCGTCTTCATGACCGCATTCGGCGGTGTCTATGGAGCTGTTTCAGGCGGTATAGTAGGAATGGTCATCATGGCCCCAATAGCCCGGCGTTACCCTCAAGTCCTAGCCCCACTGAGTCGGACTCAG TACGCTCGTCGGTTTGCTCGGGAGAATTCGGCTTTATCCGCTGCAATGTGGGGAATTGAATCCATAATGCTTGGAATCAGAGGCAAAGATGATCTTACAAATAG TTTGGTCTCAGGATCAGGTGCTGGCTTGGCATACTCTTTTGTGAGACATGACTTGAAAGTAAAGCCTGCACATGCACTCTCCTGGGCTGCTTATTTGGCTGTTTTGTGTGGGACAATGTATAAGGTGATTGGTTGTGATACTTATGATGAGGCCAATCCTCTAGACTTAGAAACGCAAGAAGGGCCCTGTTGCATAAAGGGCTGA
- the LOC125610034 gene encoding chloroplastic import inner membrane translocase subunit HP30-1-like yields the protein MVMIGLARRNPQVLAPQSRTQLVRECAGVFSVISAADCGIESVMKGIRGKDDVTNRLVSGSGAGLTFCFVSKGLKARPAQALLSAAGFAVISATVYKMMKTTKPRDFYTEARAMLVKLGLEEYEKNF from the exons ATGGTCATGATCGGCCTGGCAAGGCGTAACCCTCAAGTGCTAGCCCCACAGAGTCGAACTCAG CTTGTTCGTGAGTGTGCTGGGGTCTTTTCAGTAATTTCCGCTGCAGATTGTGGAATTGAATCCGTAATGAAAGGAATCAGAGGCAAAGATGATGTTACGAATCG TTTGGTCTCAGGATCAGGTGCTGGGTTGACATTCTGTTTTGTGAGCAAAGGCTTGAAAGCCCGACCTGCACAGGCACTCCTCAGCGCTGCGGGTTTCGCTGTTATCTCAGCAACAGTGTATAAG ATGATGAAAACAACCAAACCGCGCGACTTTTACACAGAGGCAAGAGCTATGCTAGTAAAGCTAGGCCTTGAGGAATACGAGAAGAACTTCTAG
- the LOC125609826 gene encoding chloroplastic import inner membrane translocase subunit HP30-2-like yields MYKVKETIKSRNAQDALYTEARAMLSKLRLEDYEKNFKKGHLTDPTLPLLTDRELQEVNIPPGARLLILDHIKRYHKMENRE; encoded by the exons ATGTATAAG GTGAAGGAAACAATCAAATCGCGCAATGCCCAAGACGCCCTTTACACAGAGGCAAGAGCTATGCTATCGAAGCTACGCCTCGAGGATTACGAGAAGAACTTCAAGAAGGGACATCTCACTGATCCCACCTTGCCATTGCTCACTGATAG GGAGCTTCAAGAAGTTAACATTCCACCAGGGGCAAGGCTTTTGATACTTGATCATATCAAGAG GTACCATAAGATGGAAAATCGCGAGTGA
- the LOC106411567 gene encoding embryonic protein DC-8: MATLMSGAALIGLGSTFSISRRSSVGRVNMRVGWKNVIISPQRKKSWVMAAVKGDDSNSKLDPKWLDDASEKASEYVKEKGSEVGHLTAHEGQEVLDHIQRAKYYFMEKAGVAMDMLTENAHIASDFVAEKANVMEEEAVSITEKARDFVVEKTGEAKDFIVEKAGEVKELATDMSKKTAIYVGEKAAEAKEAILPPKTEE, translated from the exons ATGGCAACTTTGATGTCCGGAGCTGCGCTTATTGGATTGGGTTCTACTTTCTCGATCAGCAGGAGAAGCAGCGTTGGCCGTGTAAATATGAGAGTTGGCTGGAAGAATGTGATCATTTCACCTCAGCGCAAGAAGTCGTGGGTCATGGCCGCCGTGAAAGGTGATGATAGCAACTCAAAGCTAGATCCAAAATGGCTCGATGATGCCTC AGAGAAAGCTTCCGAGTACGTGAAGGAGAAAGGAAGCGAAGTTGGACACTTGACTGCACATGAAGGACAAGAGGTTTTAGATCACATACAGAGAGCAAAATACTACTTTATGGAGAAAGCTGGTGTAGCCATGGACATGCTGACTGAAAATGCTCACATAGCTTCAGATTTTGTGGCGGAAAAAGCCAATGTGATGGAGGAAGAAGCTGTTTCAATTACAGAGAAAGCCAGAGATTTCGTAGTTGAAAAAACAGGTGAAGCTAAAGATTTCATTGTCGAAAAAGCTGGTGAAGTCAAAGAGTTGGCGACGGATATGAGCAAAAAAACGGCTATATACGTTGGAGAGAAAGCTGCTGAGGCAAAAGAAGCGATATTACCTCCAAAAACTGAAGAATAG
- the LOC106396720 gene encoding ACT domain-containing protein ACR5: MDACLSYSYHMDDEIARFIRRVNPPKVVIDNDVYKNVTVIKVDSANKHGILLEVVQVLTDLNLTIKKAYISSDGGWFMDVFNVTNQDGNKVTDEIVLDYIRKSLGPDESSCYSPRSTIGVKQSVDFTVIELTGTDRPGLLSELCAVLTDLQCNVVNAEIWTHRAKAAAVLQVTDEETSSAVTDPERLSKIRKLLGYVLTGGSRSRRCREPKTTVSSSLNADRKLHQLMFADRDYDEWENNVDDEDKIGRVVPDVDVSNLHDLDYSIVMIKCKDRPKLLFDTVFTLTDMKYVVSHASIDAEGPEAYQEYYIRHTDGSPVKSEAERQRVIKCLKAAIQRRVFEGLKLELCTSDRVGLLSDVTRIFRENSLTVTRAEVKTKGGKALNTFYVRDASGYEVDAKTIDSIRQVIGQKILQVKGGNTEVKPSSPESQTGFLFGVFKSRSFVNFGLIRS; the protein is encoded by the exons ATGG ATGCTTGCTTGAGCTATTCATATCATATGGATGATGAGATTGCAAGGTTTATCAGAAGAGTTAATCCTCCAAA ggtTGTGATTGATAACGATGTCTACAAGAACGTCACTGTCATTAAG gtggatagTGCGAATAAACATGGGATTCTTCTGGAAGTTGTTCAAGTCTTGACTGATCTTAACCTCACCATCAAGAAAGCTTACATCTCCTCTGATGGTGGCTGGTTCATGGATGTCTTCAACGTCACTAACCAAGATGGGAACAAAGTCACTGATGAAATAGTTCTTGATTACATCCGTAAA TCTCTTGGCCCTGATGAGTCTTCTTGCTACAGTCCGAGATCAACCATCGGTGTTAAACAATCTGTCGACTTCACCGTCATTGAGCTCACAGGAACTGACAGGCCCGGTTTGTTGTCCGAGCTCTGCGCTGTTCTAACCGACCTTCAATGCAACGTTGTCAACGCTGAGATCTGGACGCATAGAGCAAAAGCAGCGGCTGTGTTGCAAGTAACAGACGAGGAAACCTCCTCTGCGGTTACTGATCCAGAGAGGTTGTCCAAGATCAGGAAGCTTCTTGGCTACGTGCTCACAGGCGGAAGCAGGAGCAGGAGATGTCGCGAACCCAAGACCAcggtttcttcttctctcaacGCTGACCGTAAGCTTCATCAGCTGATGTTTGCGGATAGAGACTACGACGAGTGGGAGAATAACGTTGATGATGAGGATAAGATTGGGAGAGTGGTTCCAGATGTGGATGTCTCCAACTTGCATGATTTGGATTACTCTATTGTGATGATCAAATGTAAAGACAGACCAAAGCTTCTCTTTGATACTGTCTTTACCTTGACGGATATGAAGTATGTGGTTTCACATGCCAGCATTGATGCTGAAGGCCCTGAAGCTTATCAGGAGTACTACATAAGACATACGGATGGATCTCCTGTGAAGTCTGAGGCAGAGAGACAGAGAGTGATCAAGTGTCTTAAAGCAGCTATTCAGAGAAGAGTCTTTGag GGGTTGAAGCTTGAGCTTTGCACTTCGGATAGAGTTGGATTACTATCAGACGTGACTCGGATATTCCGTGAGAACAGTCTTACGGTGACAAGAGCTGAGGTGAAGACAAAAGGAGGCAAAGCGCTCAACACATTCTACGTGAGGGATGCTTCTGGTTATGAAGTTGATGCAAAGACCATAGATTCAATCAGACAAGTGATTGGTCAGAAGATACTTCAAGTCAAAGGGGGAAACACAGAGGTGAAACCGAGTTCTCCAGAATCTCAAACGGGGTTTCTCTTTGGGGTTTTCAAGTCGAGATCTTTCGTCAATTTCGGGTTGATCAGATCTTGA
- the BNAA06G39800D gene encoding universal stress protein PHOS32, whose product MGKPAGYWVNKIRTSFKGGSSSSKSLDEGSASGSRKNGSKNQKTEEGNKKGEAESGRKVMVVVDTTSQSKNALQWALTQCVQDEDNITLLHVTKTPVGQATDETQGQRNSRAHEQVHPLKNFCQLKKPNVKTEIVVVETAEEKGKTIVAEAKKQGAGVLVLGQRKRTSKWRVIWKWRAKGGIGGGVVEYCIHNSECMAIAVRKKSNNGGYLITTKRHKDFWLLA is encoded by the exons ATGGGGAAACCAGCTGGGTATTGGGTGAATAAGATTAGGACATCATTCAAAGGAGGATCATCTTCGAGCAAATCACTAGATGAAGGAAGTGCTTCTGGTTCTAGAAAGAACGGCAGTAAGAATCAGAAAACAGAGGAAGGCAATAAGAAGGGTGAAGCTGAGAGTGGGAGGAAAGTGATGGTTGTTGTGGACACAACTTCACAGTCAAAGAATGCTCTTCAATGGGCATTAACACAATGTGTTCAAGATGAAGACAATATCACTCTCCTCCATGTCACAAAAACACCTGTAGGGCAAG CTACAGATGAGACACAAGGGCAGAGAAACTCAAGGGCTCATGAACAAGTTCATCCACTGAAGAACTTTTGTCAGCTCAAGAAACCTAAT GTGAAGACGGAGATAGTGGTGGTTGAAACGGCGGAGGAGAAAGGGAAGACAATAGTGGCGGAAGCAAAGAAACAAGGAGCTGGAGTTTTGGTTTTAGGTCAGAGAAAACGAACTTCCAAGTGGCGCGTGATTTGGAAGTGGCGAGCAAAAGGAGGAATAGGAGGAGGAGTGGTTGAGTATTGTATTCATAACTCCGAGTGTATGGCTATTGCCGTAAGGAAGAAAAGTAACAACGGAGGTTACTTGATCACCACGAAACGTCACAAAGATTTCTGGCTCTTGGCCTAG
- the LOC106421849 gene encoding agamous-like MADS-box protein AGL3 — protein sequence MGRGKVELKRIENKINRQVTFAKRRNGLLKKAYELSVLCDAEIALLIFSNRGKLYEFCSSPSGMAKMVEKYRKHSYATMDPNQSAKDLQERYQDYLNLKSRVEVLQHSQRHLLGEEIAWMGVDELEQLERQVDTSLRQIRSRKARSMLDQLSDLKSKEEMLLETNRDLKRKLEESDATLNQTLWGASSSAEHSQQQQQEGMTSYHANPLSQEVGFFRPLQGNVALQMSHYNPGVPNASNSATTSQNVINGFFPGWMV from the exons ATGGGAAGAGGAAAAGTTGAGTTGAAGAGGATAGAGAACAAGATCAACAGGCAAGTTACTTTTGCAAAGAGAAGGAATGGTTTGCTTAAAAAGGCTTATGAGCTTTCTGTGCTTTGTGATGCTGAGATTGCTCTTCTCATTTTCTCTAACCGTGGCAAGCTCTACGAATTCTGCAGCAGCCCTAG TGGTATGGCCAAGATGGTTGAGAAGTATAGAAAACACAGTTATGCAACAATGGATCCAAATCAATCAGCTAAAGACTTGCAG GAGAGGTACCAAGACTacttgaatctcaaatcaagaGTTGAGGTCCTTCAACATTCACAAAG GCATTTGCTAGGTGAAGAGATAGCCTGGATGGGAGTGGATGAGCTTGAGCAGCTAGAACGTCAAGTAGATACATCACTGAGGCAAATAAGATCCAGAAAG GCCCGGTCGATGCTTGATCAACTATCTGACCTCAAAAGCAAG GAGGAAATGTTACTGGAAACCAACAGAGATCTTAAGAGAAAG TTGGAGGAAAGTGATGCAACCCTTAATCAAACACTATGGGGAGCTTCATCTTCTGCAGAACATtcccaacaacaacaacaagaaggcATGACTTCTTATCATGCGAACCCTCTTAGTCAAGAAGTGGGTTTCTTTAGGCCTTTACAGGGCAATGTAGCATTGCAGATGAG TCATTACAATCCTGGGGTGCCAAATGCAAGCAACTCTGCAACAACATCACAGAATGTTATTAATGGGTTCTTCCCTGGATGGATGGTCTGA